The genomic DNA GCGGGGATCTTGAACTCCGAGACCCACATCATCGAACCGACAAGCGGTAATACGGGGATCGCGCTGGCGTTTGTGTGCGCTGCGAAAGGTTACAAGTTGACGCTGACGATGCCCGAGTCGATGTCGGTCGAACGTCGGGCGCTGCTGCGAGCGATGGGAGCCAATCTGGTGCTGACTCCTGCCGCCGAAGGCATGAAGGGAGCGATCAACCAAGCGGCCGAATTGGTCGAGAAGGGGGATAACGCTTGGATGCCGCAACAGTTTGAAAACCCCGCCAACCCAGCGATCCATGAAGCGACCACCGGGCCGGAGATCTGGGAGGACAGCGGACACGATATCGATGTGTTGATCGCTGGCGTGGGAACCGGCGGAACGATCACCGGCGTGTCGCGGTACCTGAAAAGTGTCAATCCAAACTTCAAGGCGATCGCTGTCGAGCCAAAGCATTCGCCCGTGATCAGCGGCGGCGCACCGGGCAAGCACCGGATCCAGGGGATCGGAGCTGGCTTTATCCCGGGCAACCTGGACATGTCGGTCGTCGATGACGTCGTGTTAGTCGATGACGAAGACGCCTTCGAAACCGCTCGCCAGCTTGCCAAGCAGGAAGGAATCATGGCGGGGATCAGCAGTGGAGCCAACATGTGGGCCGCTCAACAGATCGCCGCTCGCCCCGAATTCAAAGGCAAGCGGATCGTGACTGTCATGTGCAGCTTGGGCGAACGCTACCTGAGCACACCTCTGTTCAGCGACCAATAATAGCTGGCCGCCAGGCGATCGTCGCTCACTTCGTTAAACCGCCTGCCCGATTGGGCAGTGCGTGTCGCTGGGGTGATGCTTGAAACCGCGCGGGGCGATGCCCACGCGGTTAAACTAGTCGTGCGCGACTATGCCCACGCGGTAAAACTAGTCGTGCGAGGCGATGCCCACGCGGGTGAGCTAGTCGTGCGGGGCGATGCCCACGCGGTTAAGCTAGTCGTGCGGGGCGATGCCCACGCGGTTAAGCTAGAGCTGCACGCGGGCTGGTGAAAGGTTTGCTTACGAAGTTAAGCAGTGGCGGTTGGCCATCGAGATCCCGCTGACGATCGCTCCCACGATTCCCACAAAACCTTGATCGGTTCCGCACAGGAACAGGTTCGGCAGATGTGTCTGTCCGTCGAGTTGTTTGTCGGGAACGCCGTAGATCGCGCCGTTGTCGTGCCAGGTAAAGCGGCGGATCGTCTTGGGCGTGAAGACATCGGTATCGATCACATGCCGGCGGAAATCGGGCATGAAGCGGACCGCGGCGTCGATCGCTTCATCGTATTGGATCGTCTTCTGGCGGCGATACTCTTCCTCGGATAACCCACACCAGCGATCGTGATTCGCCAGTGTCGTGAGCCGGATCACTCCATCGGGCAGCTCGCCGTCGGCATCGTCGTAGAGGTAGTTGTTTGGTGAGCAGACTACGCCGGTACGTGGATCGCAGAGCGTATCCTCGGGGCGTTCCCAGTGGAATCGCGGGCTGTCGTTGTAGAACAGGATCGTGCGATCAAATCCGATCTGCTTCGGTTGGCGATCGAGGATCGAGATCGATTCGATAAACGACAGCTGGCCGGCGCGGGCGACGTCGACTTGCGTGATGTCGTCGCACAGTCGCATCGTTTCGATCTGCCCCGCCGACGAAAGAATCCGCTTGCCGCGAATCTCCGTCCCATCGTCCAGGACGACTCCGACGGCGCGATCGCCTTCGACATGGATCCGGTCGACACCGCTGCGCAGCTTCAGTTCGCCGCCGAGTCCGCGGAACTTGCGGACAAGATTTTTGAGGATCAGCCGGACGCCTTTAAATGGGCGGGCAAAACCCTCCATGTAGCAGGCGCGGAACATGATGCAAAACTGGCCGAAGTCCATGTCTTGCTGCCGCGCGTTGCCGTACCACATCAGCGGACACAACAACATTTCGATCAGCAGCGGATCGGTGATCGTCTCTTCCAACACCTGCCGCGTCGAGATGTTAAACGAAGCCTCGTCGAGGTCATCGTAATCGAGCAGCCGGGCCAACAGCTTTTGGAAGTTGTCTTTCTGGTGCGGGAACTGCTTGGCAATATCCGCTTCCAGCAGCTTGATATCGTTGCCGAAATTCAGCTCGACATCGGGAAAGCGGATCGCCGACCCGATGGCTGGGGACAATTGGAAGTCGTCCCAGCGAAACCGCAGCTGCCGCAGCAGTTTGGCCAACGGTCCCTTTTTGCTTCCCTTCTCGGTGAAGTTCGTGATCGCGTGCAGACCGACGTCGTAATCGCGGCCGTTTTGTCGATAGAACGAATTCAGCCCACCGATCGTGTAGTGCTTTTCGAGAATGCAGACACGTTGATCGAAGTAGGCCAAGCGAATGCCTGCGGCCAACCCCGACATCCCCGCACCAATGATGATGGTGTCGTAGACGTCTTCACGTGGTGGGTCGGTTGGGGAATTGGCCGTGGTCAAAGCGGTTTCGCTTGCAGGGAGGGATTCGCTAGCTGCGAACGATGTCTTTCATCTTCGGTTCTAGGTACGTCACGGTGCTCTGCATGCTTGCCAGTTGGCCGTATTCCTCTTCCGGAATTTGCACGCGGTGCCGCTTACGCAACTCCATCACGATATCCAGGAAATCCATGCTGTCGAGTTCCAGCTGTTCGCGGAACGGTTTGGCGTCCTCGAGGTTGCTGAGGTCTTCATCGGGAGCGATATCGCCGAGGATGTCGATAATTTCTTCGCGAATGTCTTCAGGCGTCATAACGTCCTTTTCTCCTGGATATTTTCAAACGCGGAACCGCTGGTCCGCCAAGTGGATTGAAATTGTGGCCCCGGGGCACCGACGCATCATAAAGGGTTAACTCAATTTTCAACAGGCTTGGTCGATCAAAACCGGCGAATGATCACGACAGAATTGATCCCGAGCATTCCGAATGAGTTGTTTAGGATGTATTGAACGTCGTCGAGTTCTTTTGGCTCGTTGATCACCAACCCCGGCAGTTCGCAGGCTGGATCGAGCTGATCGACGTTGATCGTCGGGTGGCAGACGGAGTCTTTGAAGGCCGATAGGTTGCCGGCAAGTTCCAACGCCCCGGCGGCTCCCATCGCGTGACCGATGTAGCTTTTGGTGTTGTTGAAGTGGACACTTTCGCAACCGGCAAACGCTTCTCGCAGCGCCAGGCATTCCTGAGCGTCGCCGCTGCTGGTCCCCGTCGCGTGGGTGCTGACGATGTCGATTTGGTCGGCCGCCATGCCGGCTCGCTTGAGCGCTTTGGTGACGCACTGAGCCTGCCGCTCGGGATTGGGCAAGACAAAGTCGGTGGCATCGGTATTCATCGCGTATCCGACAAGTTCGCCGTAGATTTCGGCGCCGCGGCGGCGGGCGTCGGATAGCCGTTCCAAGACGTAAACGCAGCCACCTTCGGCGACGACGATGCCGTTGCGATCGACGTCGAACGGTCGCGAGGCAAGCTCGGGATTTTCATGCGTCGCCAACGCACCTTGGCTGTTGAAGCCGGCGAAGATCCCAAAGGTGTGGATGCTTTCGGAAACGCCGCCAGCCAACGCTAGGTCGCATTCGTTCAGCCGCAACATCTGGGCCCCTTGGATCAGCCCCGCGTTGCCCGCGGCACATGCGGCGCCGATCGTGTAATGCGGCCCGGTGATCCCCATGTTCAGGGCGATTTCGCCGGCTGGGCTGTTGGCAACCGTTCGTGGATTGTGA from Rosistilla oblonga includes the following:
- a CDS encoding phytoene desaturase family protein; its protein translation is MTTANSPTDPPREDVYDTIIIGAGMSGLAAGIRLAYFDQRVCILEKHYTIGGLNSFYRQNGRDYDVGLHAITNFTEKGSKKGPLAKLLRQLRFRWDDFQLSPAIGSAIRFPDVELNFGNDIKLLEADIAKQFPHQKDNFQKLLARLLDYDDLDEASFNISTRQVLEETITDPLLIEMLLCPLMWYGNARQQDMDFGQFCIMFRACYMEGFARPFKGVRLILKNLVRKFRGLGGELKLRSGVDRIHVEGDRAVGVVLDDGTEIRGKRILSSAGQIETMRLCDDITQVDVARAGQLSFIESISILDRQPKQIGFDRTILFYNDSPRFHWERPEDTLCDPRTGVVCSPNNYLYDDADGELPDGVIRLTTLANHDRWCGLSEEEYRRQKTIQYDEAIDAAVRFMPDFRRHVIDTDVFTPKTIRRFTWHDNGAIYGVPDKQLDGQTHLPNLFLCGTDQGFVGIVGAIVSGISMANRHCLTS
- a CDS encoding beta-ketoacyl-[acyl-carrier-protein] synthase family protein, with the protein product MTAADSSFQLPDDQRIVITGIGLTAPNGNDWDTFREALLAGRSGVTDYEIRYFGKTLAGVCDFDAKRHQSRKDIRRGTRAGSVGIYAANEAILHSGIDWANTDKSNVGVYIGVTEHGNVETENEIYEIKGFDYDTKYWSHHHNPRTVANSPAGEIALNMGITGPHYTIGAACAAGNAGLIQGAQMLRLNECDLALAGGVSESIHTFGIFAGFNSQGALATHENPELASRPFDVDRNGIVVAEGGCVYVLERLSDARRRGAEIYGELVGYAMNTDATDFVLPNPERQAQCVTKALKRAGMAADQIDIVSTHATGTSSGDAQECLALREAFAGCESVHFNNTKSYIGHAMGAAGALELAGNLSAFKDSVCHPTINVDQLDPACELPGLVINEPKELDDVQYILNNSFGMLGINSVVIIRRF
- the cysK gene encoding cysteine synthase A, producing the protein MPRGKTYANASQAIGDTPMIQINRLIPGDQATVFAKCEFFQPLNSVKDRIGVAMVEAAEKAGILNSETHIIEPTSGNTGIALAFVCAAKGYKLTLTMPESMSVERRALLRAMGANLVLTPAAEGMKGAINQAAELVEKGDNAWMPQQFENPANPAIHEATTGPEIWEDSGHDIDVLIAGVGTGGTITGVSRYLKSVNPNFKAIAVEPKHSPVISGGAPGKHRIQGIGAGFIPGNLDMSVVDDVVLVDDEDAFETARQLAKQEGIMAGISSGANMWAAQQIAARPEFKGKRIVTVMCSLGERYLSTPLFSDQ
- a CDS encoding acyl carrier protein; this translates as MTPEDIREEIIDILGDIAPDEDLSNLEDAKPFREQLELDSMDFLDIVMELRKRHRVQIPEEEYGQLASMQSTVTYLEPKMKDIVRS